In Eubalaena glacialis isolate mEubGla1 chromosome 12, mEubGla1.1.hap2.+ XY, whole genome shotgun sequence, a single window of DNA contains:
- the LOC133102199 gene encoding LOW QUALITY PROTEIN: vascular non-inflammatory molecule 3-like (The sequence of the model RefSeq protein was modified relative to this genomic sequence to represent the inferred CDS: substituted 3 bases at 3 genomic stop codons) has translation MIISCFPKCGAVLALFVLSVGALDTFIVAVYEHAVTLPNRTEAPVPKEEALLLMSRNIDVLEKAVKLAARXGAHIIVTPEDRIYGXVFTRETIYPYLEDSPDPEVNWIPCRDPQRFGHSPVQERLSCLAKENSIYFVENTGDKKPCNASDPQCPPDGRYQYNTDVVFDSEGRLVARYHKYNLFAPEIQFDFPKDSELVTFDSPFGKFGIFTCFDIFSHDPAVMVVEEFQVDSILYPTAWYNTLPLLSAVPFHSAWAQALGVNLLAANTHNTSMHMTHSGIYSPEAVQVYYYDMETESGQLMLSELKSRPRREPSYSAAVHWSAYVRGVKPFSSERLNFPGMIYFDAFTFTKLKRNTGNYTVCQKDLCCHLTYKMSEKXTNEVYALGVFDGLHMVEGQYYLQVCTLLKCQTTDLRSCGELAGSAFTKFEEFSLSGKFGTSYVFPQIILSGSQLAPERHYEEMDVCRAEAEPLCLSWFWPCMEECLRGTLRA, from the exons ATGATTATATCATGTTTTCCAAAATGTGGTGCCGTTTTAGCCCTCTTTGTCCTGAGTGTTGGTGCACTGGACACTTTTATCGTTGCAGTGTATGAGCATGCTGTTAcgttaccaaacagaacagaagcTCCTGTGCCAAAAGAAGAAGCTTTGCTCCTGATGAGCAGGAATATAGATGTCCTAGAGAAAGCAGTTAAACTGGCAGCCAGGTAG GGTGCACATATCATTGTGACCCCAGAAGATAGAATTTATGGCTGAGTCTTCACAAGGGAGACCATTTATCCCTACCTGGAGGATAGCCCAGATCCTGAAGTGAACTGGATTCCATGTAGAGACCCCCAGAG GTTTGGCCACAGCCCAGTGCAAGAAAGGCTCAGCTGTCTGGCCAAGGAGAACTCTATCTACTTTGTGGAAAATACTGGGGACAAGAAGCCATGCAATGCCAGTGACCCTCAGTGTCCCCCTGATGGTCGTTACCAATACAACACTGATGTGGTATTTGATTCTGAGGGTAGGCTGGTGGCCCGCTACCACAAG TACAATCTTTTTGCACCTGAAATTCAATTTGATTTCCCCAAGGATTCAGAACTTGTGACTTTTGACTCTCCCTTTGGGAAGTTTGGCATTTTCACTTGCTTTGACATTTTTTCTCATGATCCAGCTGTGATGGTGGTGGAAGAGTTTCAGGTTGACAGCATTCTCTACCCCACGGCCTGGTACAACACGCTGCCCCTCCTCTCGGCAGTCCCCTTCCACTCGGCATGGGCCCAAGCCCTGGGAGTCAACCTGCTTGCTGCCAATACCCACAACACAAGCATGCACATGACAC ACAGTGGAATCTACTCACCGGAGGCTGTCCAGGTGTATTACTATGACATGGAAACAGAGAGTGGCCAGCTGATGCTCTCAGAATTGAAGTCCCGGCCTCGAAGAGAACCCAGTTACTCTGCAGCTGTTCACTGGAGTGCTTATGTCAGAGGTGTCAAGCCATTCTCATCTGAACGGTTGAATTTTCCAGGGATGATTTATTTCGATGCGTTCACCTTCACCAAGCTTAAGAGAAACACAGGAAATTACACAGTTTGTCAGAAAGACCTGTGTTGTCACTTAACTTACAAGATGTCTGAGAAATGAACCAATGAGGTGTATGCACTAGGTGTCTTTGACGGACTGCACATGGTAGAAGGCCAGTATTATTTACAG GTATGCACATTACTGAAGTGTCAAACCACTGACCTGAGATCTTGTGGAGAGCTTGCGGGGTCAGCTTTTACCAAGTTTGAAGAATTCTCCCTCAGTGGCAAATTTGGAACGAGTTATGTTTTCCCACAGATCATTCTTAGTGGGAGTCAGCTTGCCCCTGAAAGACATTATGAG GAGATGGACGTCTGCAGAGCCGAGGCGGAGCCCCTTTGCCTTTCTTGGTTCTGGCCCTGTATGGAAGAGTGTTTGAGAGGGACCCTCCGCGCTTAG